CGATGTCGACCGAGATCACCGCGCTGCTGATCTTCATCCGGCTTGAGGAATACGACTATCAGGCAGCGGCGGCGATCGCGTCCGTCCTGCTGCTCACGGCGTTCCTCATGCTCGCGGTAACCAACTGGCTGCAGGCGCGGGCGCTGCGCTACACCCGGAGGTCTTGACGATGAGTTTCAAAAAGACCGTACGCACGCTGCCGCGGGTCGGTGACGGCCCCGTGTTCCGCCGCGCCCTTATCGGTATCGTGCTGATCATCGGCGCATTCCTCATTCTCGCGCCGCTGCTGATCATCGGTGTCGAAGCCTTTGCCAAAGGCTGGCAGGTCTATCGCGACACGATCCTGCATCCCGACACGCGCCATGCGATCATGCTGACCGTGCTTGCGGCGCTGATCGCCGTACCCATCAACACCGCCTTCGGCGTCGCCGCCGCCTGGGCGATCACCAAATTCGATTTCCGCGGCAAGGGCTTCCTGCTGGTGGTGATCGAGATCCCGTTCTCGGTTTCACCGATCGTCGCGGGTGTTGCCTATCTCTTCGTCTACGGGCTGCAGGGCCTGTTTGGTCCGACACTTGATGCCTATGGCATCAAGATCCTGTTTGCCATTCCAGGCATCGTGCTCGCCTCGATGTTCGTCACCGCGCCGTTTGTCGCCCGGGAGCTCATTCCGCTGATGCAGGCCCAGGGGCGCGATCTCGAAGAGGCGGCCGTTTCCCTCGGCGCTTCCGGCTTCCGCACCTTCTTTTCGGTGACGTTGCCCAACATCAAGTGGGCGCTGCTCTACGGCGTCGTCCTTTGTAATGCGCGCGTGATGGGCGAGTTCGGCGCGGTTTCGGTCGTCTCTGGTAACATCCGTGGCCAGACCAACACCCTGCCGCTCCATATCGAGCTGCTCTATCACGACTATCAGGCGGCGGGCGCTTTTGCGTCGGCGTCCATTCTGGCGCTCATCGCCGTCTTCACCATCATCGCCAAGGTCGCTCTGGAGCGCCAAGGGGCGGGCCGCGTCCGCCCAGTTGCCAATTCCGCGGAGAATGCATCATGAAGATCCGCCTTGACCACGTCGTCAAGACTTTCCAAACCTTCCGTGCCGTCAAGGACGTCTCCCTGGAGATCGAAAGCGGCGAGCTCGTCGCGCTGCTTGGGCCCTCCGGTTCTGGCAAGACGACGATATTGCGCATGGTTGCCGGCCTCGAATTCGCCGATGGCGGTCACATCTATTTCGGCGACCAGGATGCGACCGACATCCCGGTGCGCGATCGCGGCGTCGGCTTCGTGTTCCAGCACTACGCGCTTTTCCCGCATATGACCGTGGCGCAGAACATCGCCTTCGGCATGGAGGTCTCGAAGGTCAAGCGCGACAAGGCGGCCATCCATGCGCGGGTCGCTGAACTGTTGCGCCTGGTTCGCCTCGAAGGGCTCGGCGAACGGTTTCCGGCGCAGATCTCCGGCGGTCAGCGCCAGCGCGTCGCACTTGCCCGCGCGCTTGCCGTCGATCCAAAGGTGCTGCTGCTGGACGAGCCTTTCGGCGCGCTTGATGCCAATGTCCGGCGTGAGCTGCGGCGCTGGCTGCGCGAAATCCATAGTGAGCTCGGCATCACCACGCTCTTCGTCACGCACGACCAGGAAGAGGCGCTCGATCTCGCTGACCGCGTGGTGATCCTGAAGGATGGCCATATCGTTCAACAGGGGACGCCGGAGGAGGTCTGCCGCGAGCCGAAATCGGCCTTCGTCATGAAGTTCCTCGGCGATGCCAACATGCTTCCCGCCGAGGTGCGCGATGGTCGGGCCTATGCCGATGGCGCGGTCATCGATGCCGCAGGGATTGCCGACGGCAAGGCCGAGCTTTACGCCCGGCCGGTCGATCTCGACTGGGCGGCGGGAGGCCCGGGTATCGCGGCCAATATCAGCCGGGTGATGGATCGCCCTGGCGGCCGCCGGGTGGTCGCGACGACCGAGCGTGGCGTGCCGCTGGAGTTGGACCTGGAGCCGGAGCGGATCGTGAAGGCCGGCGACACCGGTTACGTGACGCTGCGGCGGGCAACGGTATTTGCGATTTAGGCTGAGCGCGCGGCCAGCCTCTTGCCGCCGTCAGGCGAAGCGGAGGGCGGACCGAGCGCGCGCCTTGGCTGCTTCTTCTTCCCGGTTGCGTGGGGGCTGTGACGTCTCGAGCGCATCGAGCAGTTCTTGCGCGCATGCCGCAATCGAATTGACCGCGTGCTCGAACGCCGCTTCGTTCCGCTTGGACGGCTTGCTCGTTCCGCTTAACTTGCGCACGAACTGCAGCGCAGCGTCATGGATCTCGGCGTTCGTCGCCGGCGGCTCGAAATTGAACAGGGGTTTGATGTTTCGGCACATGACGGGCTCCCGGTCCTCTTCGTTCTCGCTCCTGTCGAGGGCCGGATCTTAGTGCCCGTTCCTCGTCAGCGAAAGACCTTTACCGTCCGCTGCCTGCGATCCAACCGTTGGCCGGCTCCGCTCAGGAGTTCCGGCCGTTCTGTGCCAGGCGCATGCCGGCCGCGCGTCCGCCGCTCGGCACCACGACGATCTGCTTGACCTTGCCCTGCTTGAAGGCGGTCAGGAAACGCGGATAGTCGGCGAAGGCGACGCAGCCATGGGATTCCGCGCGCTTGCCGCGCAGCAGGTAGCTATGCGTCAGGAAACCGTCGCGGCCGTGCTTGTTCCTTCCGTCGACCGGCAGCATGCGGATCGCCTCGACCCCGTGGAAACGCGTTTCGCGCATCCTGAGGTTATAGGTGTGCGGCGGGGTCGGTCCGGTCATTTTGACGTCGACGTAGCGCGGGTTGTCGGCCATCTTGCCGATACCGGAATGGGCCTCGAGCACGCTGCCGTCAGGCATATAGACCTTGGCAGCGGTGATGTCGTAGACGGCGACGCCGTTGCCGGCCTTCGCTCCGCCGCCAAACATGTTACGCAACGCCTGGCCGAAACCGGTGCCGGCACTGTTCTCGGTCGGATCTTCCGGCCGTGAATAGGCAAGATTCTGCTTCTTCGGCGCTTCGTCCGCGTCTGCCTTGGCTGTCTCTTCTTCCTTTTTCACCGCTGCGTCTTCCGCCTGCTTGGTCGCAGGCTTTTCGTCTTCGGCGGGCGGCTTTTCCGCTTGCGCGGTGCGGGGGCGGAATTGCGGCATGGGACCGACCGAGGGCGTGTCCTCATGGCTCGGCAGGGCGGCCGTGTCTTCAGCCTGGTCCTGGTCCGGCTGTTCGGCGAGATCGTCCTCGGACGGCGCCGTCAACAGAGCCGAAAAGGCGCTGCCTTCCACGTGGCTCTGGGAGGGGGTGGCGTAGGCGAGCTGGACCGGGTTCTTGGCAACGGCAACAGACGCCACCGGCGCGAAGCGTTCTGGCGCCGGGAGCTTTACCGTGGCGATCTGATGGTGAACCTGGGTAGCGGGAACGGGGTCG
This is a stretch of genomic DNA from Ensifer adhaerens. It encodes these proteins:
- the cysW gene encoding sulfate ABC transporter permease subunit CysW: MSFKKTVRTLPRVGDGPVFRRALIGIVLIIGAFLILAPLLIIGVEAFAKGWQVYRDTILHPDTRHAIMLTVLAALIAVPINTAFGVAAAWAITKFDFRGKGFLLVVIEIPFSVSPIVAGVAYLFVYGLQGLFGPTLDAYGIKILFAIPGIVLASMFVTAPFVARELIPLMQAQGRDLEEAAVSLGASGFRTFFSVTLPNIKWALLYGVVLCNARVMGEFGAVSVVSGNIRGQTNTLPLHIELLYHDYQAAGAFASASILALIAVFTIIAKVALERQGAGRVRPVANSAENAS
- a CDS encoding sulfate/molybdate ABC transporter ATP-binding protein, which encodes MKIRLDHVVKTFQTFRAVKDVSLEIESGELVALLGPSGSGKTTILRMVAGLEFADGGHIYFGDQDATDIPVRDRGVGFVFQHYALFPHMTVAQNIAFGMEVSKVKRDKAAIHARVAELLRLVRLEGLGERFPAQISGGQRQRVALARALAVDPKVLLLDEPFGALDANVRRELRRWLREIHSELGITTLFVTHDQEEALDLADRVVILKDGHIVQQGTPEEVCREPKSAFVMKFLGDANMLPAEVRDGRAYADGAVIDAAGIADGKAELYARPVDLDWAAGGPGIAANISRVMDRPGGRRVVATTERGVPLELDLEPERIVKAGDTGYVTLRRATVFAI
- a CDS encoding DUF2277 domain-containing protein, with the translated sequence MCRNIKPLFNFEPPATNAEIHDAALQFVRKLSGTSKPSKRNEAAFEHAVNSIAACAQELLDALETSQPPRNREEEAAKARARSALRFA
- a CDS encoding DUF2778 domain-containing protein, translating into MSKIIRPQSLHRLLRPLLITCCGTALVGAAAWSLVGMAAIGSSYAHGSGRLLPKPQLHLAETTKERAWDKHARTNQATRLVAAAAAQPVMVASLAPSEARFGHDALFPIDAETIGKSARIAAAVKKAVLSSEKVASDPVPATQVHHQIATVKLPAPERFAPVASVAVAKNPVQLAYATPSQSHVEGSAFSALLTAPSEDDLAEQPDQDQAEDTAALPSHEDTPSVGPMPQFRPRTAQAEKPPAEDEKPATKQAEDAAVKKEEETAKADADEAPKKQNLAYSRPEDPTENSAGTGFGQALRNMFGGGAKAGNGVAVYDITAAKVYMPDGSVLEAHSGIGKMADNPRYVDVKMTGPTPPHTYNLRMRETRFHGVEAIRMLPVDGRNKHGRDGFLTHSYLLRGKRAESHGCVAFADYPRFLTAFKQGKVKQIVVVPSGGRAAGMRLAQNGRNS